One segment of Solanum stenotomum isolate F172 chromosome 1, ASM1918654v1, whole genome shotgun sequence DNA contains the following:
- the LOC125877569 gene encoding (R)-linalool synthase TPS5, chloroplastic-like — protein MDAILFNNTGMVTSRRASPITLLSRGQPSLVVLSKGCLSTAGKIKLADPNPNTIRRSGNYKPTTWDFQYIQSIDNNYVGDMYMERLDEVKKEMKKNLMMTVEESIQELDVKLELIDNLERLGVSYHFKDEIMQILKSIHNQNVATGHSLYSTALKFRLFRQYDFHISQDILNNFMDENDNLKQSICNDTKGLLKLYEASFLSTENETSLRNTTKSTLTHLMRYVDQNRCGEENIMVELVVHALELPRHWMMPRLETRWYISIYERMPNANPLLLELAKLDFNIVQATHQQDLRILSRWWKNTGLAEKLPFSRDILVENMFWAVGALFEPQHSYFRRLITKVIVFISIIDDIYDVYGTLDELELFTLAIQRWDTKAMEQLPDYMKVCYLALINIINEVAYEVLKNHDINVLPYLTKSWADLCKSYLQEAKWYHNGYKPNFEEYMDNARISIAVPMVLVHSLFLVTNQITKEALDSLINYPDIIRWSATIFRFTDDLGTSSDELKRGDVSKSIQCYMNEKGASEEEAREHITFLIKETWEAMNTAQRKNSPFSDTFIGIVKNITRTSHFMYLHNDVKSSISKILFEPIIIPNVALALK, from the exons ATGGACGCAATATTATTCAACAACACAGGAATGGTGACCTCAAGAAGAGCATCTCCAATTACTTTATTGAGTCGAGGTCAGCCATCACTAGTTGTACTATCAAAAGGGTGTCTCTCAACTGCTGGCAAAATAAAATTAGCTGACCCAAATCCCAATACTATCAGACGTTCAGGGAATTACAAACCTACTACATGGGATTTTCAATATATTCAGTCCATTGACAATAATTACGtg GGAGATATGTATATGGAGCGGCTTGATGAAGTGAAGAAGGAAATGAAGAAGAATTTGATGATGACGGTTGAGGAATCAATACAAGAATTAGATGTTAAATTGGAGTTGATTGATAATTTAGAAAGGCTTGGAGTAAGTTACCACTTCAAGGATGAAATTATGCAAATATTGAAGAGCATACATAACCAAAATGTAGCCACAGGACATTCATTATACTCTACGGCCTTGAAGTTTAGGCTCTTCAGACAATATGATTTTCATATCTCTCAAG ATATATTGAACAATTTCATGGATGAGAATGACAATCTCAAGCAGAGTATTTGTAACGACACAAAAGGGTTGTTAAAATTATATGAAGCTTCGTTTCTCTCAACAGAAAATGAAACCTCTTTGAGAAATACGACAAAATCCACACTGACACATCTAATGAGATATGTTGATCAAAATCGTTGTGGAGAAGAGAATATAATGGTGGAATTAGTGGTCCATGCCTTGGAACTCCCAAGACATTGGATGATGCCAAGATTAGAGACAAGGTGGTATATTAGCATTTATGAGAGAATGCCAAATGCTAATCCTCTTTTGTTAGAGCTTGCTAAATTGGACTTCAACATTGTTCAAGCAACACACCAACAAGATTTAAGAATTTTATCAAG GTGGTGGAAGAATACAGGGCTTGCGGAAAAGCTTCCATTTTCAAGGGATATACTTGTTGAGAATATGTTTTGGGCAGTTGGTGCATTGTTTGAGCCTCAACATAGCTACTTTAGAAGATTGATAACAAAAGTCATTGTTTTTATTTCAATCATAGATGACATTTATGATGTTTATGGCACTCTTGATGAGTTGGAACTCTTCACTCTTGCTATTCAAAG ATGGGATACAAAAGCAATGGAGCAACTTCCAGATTATATGAAAGTATGTTATCTTGCACTCATCAATATTATCAATGAAGTGGCGTATGAGGTTCTTAAAAATCATGACATCAACGTTCTACCCTACCTTACAAAATCA TGGGCAGATTTATGCAAATCATACTTACAAGAAGCAAAATGGTACCACAATGGATACAAGCCAAATTTTGAAGAATACATGGATAATGCAAGGATCTCAATTGCAGTACCAATGGTATTAGTCCACTCATTGTTCCTTGTCACAAATCAAATTACCAAAGAGGCCTTGGATTCCTTAATCAATTATCCTGACATTATTCGGTGGTCTGCTACTATTTTTCGTTTCACCGATGATTTGGGGACATCTTCA GATGAATTGAAAAGAGGTGACGTTTCCAAATCAATTCAGTGTTACATGAACGAAAAGGGTGCTTCGGAAGAAGAGGCAAGAGAACACATTACATTTTTGATAAAGGAGACATGGGAAGCAATGAACACAGCTCAAAGGAAAAATTCTCCATTTTCTGACACATTTATTGGAATTGTAAAGAATATTACAAGAACATCGCACTTCATGTATCTGCATAACGATGTTAAAAGTAGCATCTCCAAGATACTTTTTGAGCCTATCATTATTCCTAATGTTGCATTGGCTctcaagtaa